From Bradysia coprophila strain Holo2 chromosome IV unlocalized genomic scaffold, BU_Bcop_v1 contig_5, whole genome shotgun sequence, one genomic window encodes:
- the LOC119071781 gene encoding thioredoxin domain-containing protein 15 isoform X1 encodes MQFIGRVMWILFLGVCSFNHSMAIELKGLRFLINLISGDFMETKSQNELDPQSSSYMVSKGHTEYNFLSFITYEDTKKCLLYENAAASDQGNDGKKTPIKVKCIPGQGNGTLQIINSLKEVVTMLAPHGNKTKRMDEGNCALVLFYTRTCQGSALVAPHFNAVSRQFPDIKIGAIDALRFHSLNTDFGIVGLPTVMLFHQGRPVIKFNMTTYTAIQFANFVTKHTGLSPLSNVYVTSDDFHGPLPNKVEIETDYCLYLAWTFIVVCACYYFTKSRFYIQIVEMIKRNWRESGAQHERRL; translated from the exons atgcaatttattgGCAGAGTAATGTGGATATTGT TTCTAGGTGTCTGTTCGTTTAATCATTCAATGGCCATTGAGCTGAAGGGATTacgatttttaattaatttgataagTGGCGATTTCATGGaaacaaaatcacaaaacGAATTAGATCCACAGTCTTCAAGCTATATGGTGTCGAAAGGTCACACCGAATACAATTTTCTCAGTTTCATCACGTACGAAGacaccaaaaaatgtttgctgtACGAAAACGCAGCTGCATCGGACCAGGGCAACGACGGGAAAAAAACACCGATCAAAGTCAAGTGTATACCCGGGCAAGGCAACGGGACGCTGCAAATAATCAATTCGTTGAAAGAAGTTGTGACCATGCTGGCACCGCATGGTAACAAGACAAAACGAATGGACGAAGGGAATTGTGCGCTAGTCCTATTTTACACCAGAACGTGTCAGGGGTCAGCACTTGTCGCACCTCATTTCAATGCAGTGTCCAGGCAATTTCCTGATATCAAAATTGGAGCTATTGATGCACTGCGTTTCCACAGTCTGAATACTGATTTTGGCATCGTGGGCTTACCGACAGTAATGCTATTTCATCAAG GTCGTCCGgtcattaaattcaacatgACCACCTACACAGCCATACAGTTTGCGAATTTCGTTACAAAGCATACCGGACTGTCGCCTCTATCAAATGTGTATGTTACATCCGACGATTTTCACGGTCCACTTCCGAATAAAGTGGAAATCGAAACCGATTACTGTCTGTATTTGGCGTGGACATTTATCGTTGTGTGCGCCTGCTACTACTTTACAAAGTCGCGATTCTACAttcaaattgttgaaatgATAAAAAGGAATTGGAGGGAATCCGGTGCACAGCATGAAAGGCGGCTTTGA
- the LOC119071776 gene encoding uncharacterized protein LOC119071776 isoform X2 — protein MNKTTLVNKYLDCAKLLNSEPLPDNLSEILIDVIGDTKLFADKLILVRSGNNCDSNAGVQERRYNTRSKLGQMTSPPTSSVVNTSSNITELKPRVIVKRLVTLNGIGSIQDGIQHETETRTTSELPDKVETVKPPTPVRRLVRRIIESDSSDCNEVNLETRKRPRSEVPEKLNLKPPVPVRRIVRRTRPSLRREFDSSDSSEVKLETLERAPSKIPRKVILKPPAARRIVGRRNTIHSLVPNESDCSDFFEVNLFNRGLHDGCVIC, from the exons ATGAATAAAACAACTTTAGTGAACAAATATCTGGATTGCGCAAAGCTACTGAACAGTGAACCCCTGCCGGATAACCTCTCAGAGATCTTGATCGACGTGATCGGcgatacaaaattatttgctGATAAACTAATTTTGGTCCGTAGCGGAAACAATTGTGATTCGAATGCTGGCGTCCAAGAACGAAGATATAACACAAGAAGCAAATTAGGTCAAATGACGTCGCCTCCTACGTCGTCTGTCGTAAACACTTCGTCAAACATAACGGAACTCAAGCCGAGAGTAATCGTTAAGAGATTAGTGACGCTGAATGGAATCGGATCAATTCAGGATGGAATTCAGCATGAAACAGAGACGAGAACTACATCTGAATTACCAGATAAGGTGGAGACAGTCAAGCCACCGACTCCCGTAAGAAGACTAGTTCGCCGAAT AATCGAATCCGATTCAAGTGATTGTAACGAAGTGAACCTCGAAACACGGAAAAGACCAAGATCTGAAGtaccagaaaaattgaacttaaaGCCACCGGTCCCTGTAAGAAGAATAGTTCGTCGAACACGGCCCAGTCTAAGACGTGAATTTGATTCAAGTGATTCCAGCGAAGTGAAGCTTGAAACATTGGAGAGAGCACCATCGAAAATACCACGGAAAGTGATTTTAAAACCACCAGCTGCAAGAAGAATAGTTGGGCGGAGAAATACCATTCATTCCCTCGTACCAAACGAATCAGATTGTAGTGATTTCTTTGAAGTGAACCTGTTCAATCGGGGTCTGCATGACGGCTGCGTAATTTGTTGA
- the LOC119071762 gene encoding angio-associated migratory cell protein isoform X1, with protein sequence MRNNTPPTSPYNSVGGDEEDDGDELIYVGDADEVLNEWEQQIESDDENGDDAAIVDNEMTVERDDAVLTFTKHNKPVFCGSLHPSLDLAVTGGEDDKAYVWSTETGEVVYEVDGHKDSIVCAQFSSDGNFLATGDLAGDIQVFKVNNNYSKVWEFSMGDMAWMQWHTSANVLLAGGESGEVYVWRIPSGECKVLQGNGHKSEVGELTNDGKKLIVGYGDGTIKLWDIKSSSVVQEILADSPLGHSSTITCIAADPDNGIFLSGSEDGKILIAGASGALGNLLPDSGSVESLAFCPDSDLKLAACGTLQGKISLWDIAKQAVRVECEKGGSGVTKLFWAPNHTLFCGTLDGAIRAFDGRSGQLKFSLLGHQAEVYDLSYSRNKSILLTTSEDGTSKIFKNFVF encoded by the exons atgagaaataatACACCGCCGACGTCACCGTACAATTCAGTAGGAGGAGACGAAGAGGACGATGGTGATGAATTGATTTATGTGGGCGATGCTGACGAAGTTTTGAATGAATGGGAACAACAAATCGAATCTGATGATGAGAATGGTGATGATGCTGCAATTGTTGACAACGAAATGACCGTTGAGCGGGACGATGCTGTTCTAACATTTACCAAGCATAACAAACCCGTGTTTTGTGGTTCTCTGCATCCAAGTCTGGACTTAGCCGTGACGGGAGGCGAGGATGACAAAGCCTATGTTTGGTCAACGGAAACTGGCGAAGTTGTCTACGAAGTAGATGGTCACAAGGATTCGATTGTTTGCGCTCAGTTCAGCAGTGATGGAAACTTCTTAGCGACTGGTGACCTTGCCGGAGATATTCAGGTTTTCAAGGTGAACAACAATTACTCCAAAGTATGGGAATTCTCCATGGGTGATATGGCGTGGATGCAATGGCACACATCGGCCAATGTGTTGCTAGCTGGAGGTGAATCGGGTGAAGTGTACGTTTGGCGTATACCATCCGGTGAATGTAAAGTTCTTCAAGGAAATGGTCATAAGTCAGAAGTTGGCGAGTTGACGAACGATGGCAAAAAACTGATTGTTGGCTATGGAGACGGCACCATTAAACTGTGGGACATTAAATCCAGTTCGGTTGTACAAGAAATACTAGCCGACTCTCCGTTGGGCCATTCCAGTACAATTACTTGCATTGCAGCCGATCCAGACAATGGAATATTTTTAAGTGGCAGTGAAGATGGCAAAATTCTGATAGCTGGTGCTAGCGGAGCTTTGGGAAATCTTCTGCCAGATTCCGGATCGGTGGAATCATTAGCATTTTGTCCGGATTCGGATTTAAAATTGGCCGCATGTG GAACATTGCAAGGAAAGATTTCATTGTGGGACATTGCTAAGCAGGCGGTTCGCGTTGAATGTGAGAAGGGCGGCTCCGGTGTAACGAAACTGTTTTGGGCACCGAATCATACTCTTTTTTGTGGAACATTGGATGGTGCTATAAGAGCTTTCGATGGTCGCAGTGGTCAACTGAAG TTTTCACTACTCGGACATCAGGCTGAGGTGTACGATTTAAGCTATAGCCGAAACAAATCGATTCTACTTACCACATCGGAGGACGGCACatcgaaaatttttaagaattttgtattttaa
- the LOC119071762 gene encoding angio-associated migratory cell protein isoform X2 yields MRNNTPPTSPYNSVGGDEEDDGDELIYVGDADEVLNEWEQQIESDDENGDDAAIVDNEMTVERDDAVLTFTKHNKPVFCGSLHPSLDLAVTGGEDDKAYVWSTETGEVVYEVDGHKDSIVCAQFSSDGNFLATGDLAGDIQVFKVNNNYSKVWEFSMGDMAWMQWHTSANVLLAGGESGEVYVWRIPSGECKVLQGNGHKSEVGELTNDGKKLIVGYGDGTIKLWDIKSSSVVQEILADSPLGHSSTITCIAADPDNGIFLSGSEDGKILIAGASGALGNLLPDSGSVESLAFCPDSDLKLAACGTLQGKISLWDIAKQAVRVECEKGGSGVTKLFWAPNHTLFCGTLDGAIRAFDGRSGQLKFSLLGHQAEVYD; encoded by the exons atgagaaataatACACCGCCGACGTCACCGTACAATTCAGTAGGAGGAGACGAAGAGGACGATGGTGATGAATTGATTTATGTGGGCGATGCTGACGAAGTTTTGAATGAATGGGAACAACAAATCGAATCTGATGATGAGAATGGTGATGATGCTGCAATTGTTGACAACGAAATGACCGTTGAGCGGGACGATGCTGTTCTAACATTTACCAAGCATAACAAACCCGTGTTTTGTGGTTCTCTGCATCCAAGTCTGGACTTAGCCGTGACGGGAGGCGAGGATGACAAAGCCTATGTTTGGTCAACGGAAACTGGCGAAGTTGTCTACGAAGTAGATGGTCACAAGGATTCGATTGTTTGCGCTCAGTTCAGCAGTGATGGAAACTTCTTAGCGACTGGTGACCTTGCCGGAGATATTCAGGTTTTCAAGGTGAACAACAATTACTCCAAAGTATGGGAATTCTCCATGGGTGATATGGCGTGGATGCAATGGCACACATCGGCCAATGTGTTGCTAGCTGGAGGTGAATCGGGTGAAGTGTACGTTTGGCGTATACCATCCGGTGAATGTAAAGTTCTTCAAGGAAATGGTCATAAGTCAGAAGTTGGCGAGTTGACGAACGATGGCAAAAAACTGATTGTTGGCTATGGAGACGGCACCATTAAACTGTGGGACATTAAATCCAGTTCGGTTGTACAAGAAATACTAGCCGACTCTCCGTTGGGCCATTCCAGTACAATTACTTGCATTGCAGCCGATCCAGACAATGGAATATTTTTAAGTGGCAGTGAAGATGGCAAAATTCTGATAGCTGGTGCTAGCGGAGCTTTGGGAAATCTTCTGCCAGATTCCGGATCGGTGGAATCATTAGCATTTTGTCCGGATTCGGATTTAAAATTGGCCGCATGTG GAACATTGCAAGGAAAGATTTCATTGTGGGACATTGCTAAGCAGGCGGTTCGCGTTGAATGTGAGAAGGGCGGCTCCGGTGTAACGAAACTGTTTTGGGCACCGAATCATACTCTTTTTTGTGGAACATTGGATGGTGCTATAAGAGCTTTCGATGGTCGCAGTGGTCAACTGAAG
- the LOC119071739 gene encoding uncharacterized protein LOC119071739 has protein sequence MFQTFILINCVLVGAVNCVYYNVSLKDLDRCQEYDATSGYGYQKYFKIDDVNNHGADGNIVNLKLYVMGPKDAHILLSTEEAPSTMDPVYEIVLGGGANTFSEIRRKRKTQALQSIRRKNLLSSLNPIPISIKIAMNGSIEIGVVGESLPLLNLTDKNPLPIKYIAFCSWGTAETKFFYDCQTPDFANTDELDETKGRDFSPHTKLAMNLFSNDVFNDGNAKNISVQFQLRQIAFHAKDGALSTKGKFDLEWSYNEKLWDPKDYDNLEYLVIRSLGSWHGLRVPPILLYNARDSSFSQGLHTDFKIRVHYEGDIYAESTYVSMNTMCSDISNEHNWPRDEVTCDIQLGVTDENITLFPAEDSFFKIRSDNYDQSEWHLKNVHSEQGQYPIEIVYRLRLKRSTLFYSKVFCGPLLASFTFILLSFWTKRFVRASLNLTGMFILAVMCAVSMDYAPKSYVPRILKYYEISLYLSWIAFLLFIVTCWVERSTSKIRPFDWLARCMQFTWLRMLIGLDIPNNYNHLEKEDVSWESVNLFINRIAFFVYFIFFITGMLNGI, from the exons ATgtttcaaacatttattttaattaattgtgtCTTAGTTGGTGCGGTAAATTGCGTTTATTATAATGTGTCATTGAAAG ACTTGGATAGGTGCCAAGAATATGATGCTACGTCGGGCTATGGCTATCAGAAATACTTCAAAATTGACGATGTGAACAACCATGGTGCCGATGGCAATATCGTTAACTTGAAACTATACGTAATGGGACCCAAAGATGCTCACATCCTTTTATCAACTGAAGAGGCTCCATCCACCATGGATCCAGTTTATGAAATCGTATTGGGCGGAGGTGCAAATACATTTTCGGAAATACGACGAAAACGGAAAACCCAAGCCTTACAATCGATTCGCCGGAAGAACCTATTGTCGTCGCTGAATCCGATTCCGATTTCCATTAAGATTGCAATGA ATGGATCGATTGAGATTGGAGTGGTTGGAGAGTCGTTGCCGCTGCTAAATCTGACCGACAAAAATCCATTGCCCATCAAGTATATTGCGTTCTGCTCTTGGGGGACTgctgaaactaaatttttttacgaCTGTCAAACACCTGACT TCGCCAACACCGATGAATTAGATGAAACAAAAGGACGTGATTTTTCCCCTCATACCAAACTGGCGATGAATCTGTTCTCGAATGATGTTTTCAACGACGGAAATGCGAAGAACATATCCGTACAGTTTCAGTTGCGTCAAATAGCATTCCATGCAAAGGATGGTGCCCTATCGACgaaaggaaaatttgatttg GAGTGGAGTTACAATGAAAAACTATGGGATCCCAAAGACTATGACAATTTGGAATATTTAGTTATCAGAAGCTTGGGAAGTTG GCACGGACTACGTGTCCCTCCCATACTGTTATATAA TGCAAGGGATTCTTCCTTCAGCCAAGGTTTGCACACAGACTTTAAAATTAGAGTCCACTACGAAGGTGATATCTATGCTGAATCGACGTACGTGTCGATGAATACAATGTGTTCGGACATTTCGAATGAACACAATTGGCCCAGGGACGAAGTTACGTGTGATATACAGTTGGGGGTGACTGACGAAAATATTACCCTTTTTCCAGCTGAGGACAGTTTTTTCAAG ATTCGAAGCGACAACTACGATCAGAGCGAATGGCACTTAAAGAATGTACACTCGGAACAAGGCCAATATCCGATCGAGATTGTGTACCGTTTACGTTTGAAGCGAAGCACATTATTTTACAGCAAAGTTTTTTGCGGTCCTTTGCTAg CTTCCTTCACATTCATACTGTTGTCATTTTGGACGAAACGTTTCGTGAGAGCAAGCTTAAACCTTACCGGAATGTTCATTTTGGCTGTTATGTGCGCAGTCAGTATGGATTATGCACCAAAGTCTTATGTTCCACGTATAT TAAAATACTACGAAATATCGCTGTACCTATCTTGGATAGCATTTCTGTTGTTCATTGTAACTTGCTGGGTGGAAAGATCCACATCAAAGATTCGACCTTTCGATTGGCTGGCCAGATGCATGCAGTTTACATGGCTACGTATGCTCATTGGACTGGACATACCCAAT AATTACAACCATCTCGAGAAGGAAGATGTTTCATGGGAATCAGTAAATCTATTTATTAATAGAATTGCGTTCTTCGTCTATTTCATCTTCTTTATAACCGGAATGTTGAATGGAATTTAA
- the LOC119071776 gene encoding uncharacterized protein LOC119071776 isoform X1, translating to MNKTTLVNKYLDCAKLLNSEPLPDNLSEILIDVIGDTKLFADKLILVRSGNNCDSNAGVQERRYNTRSKLGQMTSPPTSSVVNTSSNITELKPRVIVKRLVTLNGIGSIQDGIQHETETRTTSELPDKVETVKPPTPVRRLVRRMQSSAISESDSSDSSDVNHETGKRQKSETPETANLKPPAPERRVVRLLQSPRIIESDSSDCNEVNLETRKRPRSEVPEKLNLKPPVPVRRIVRRTRPSLRREFDSSDSSEVKLETLERAPSKIPRKVILKPPAARRIVGRRNTIHSLVPNESDCSDFFEVNLFNRGLHDGCVIC from the coding sequence ATGAATAAAACAACTTTAGTGAACAAATATCTGGATTGCGCAAAGCTACTGAACAGTGAACCCCTGCCGGATAACCTCTCAGAGATCTTGATCGACGTGATCGGcgatacaaaattatttgctGATAAACTAATTTTGGTCCGTAGCGGAAACAATTGTGATTCGAATGCTGGCGTCCAAGAACGAAGATATAACACAAGAAGCAAATTAGGTCAAATGACGTCGCCTCCTACGTCGTCTGTCGTAAACACTTCGTCAAACATAACGGAACTCAAGCCGAGAGTAATCGTTAAGAGATTAGTGACGCTGAATGGAATCGGATCAATTCAGGATGGAATTCAGCATGAAACAGAGACGAGAACTACATCTGAATTACCAGATAAGGTGGAGACAGTCAAGCCACCGACTCCCGTAAGAAGACTAGTTCGCCGAATGCAGTCCTCTGCGATAAGCGAATCCGATTCAAGTGATTCCAGCGATGTGAACCACGAAACAGGCAAGCGACAAAAATCTGAAACACCAGAAACAGCGAACTTAAAGCCACCGGCGCCTGAAAGAAGAGTAGTTCGCCTATTGCAGTCTCCTCGAATAATCGAATCCGATTCAAGTGATTGTAACGAAGTGAACCTCGAAACACGGAAAAGACCAAGATCTGAAGtaccagaaaaattgaacttaaaGCCACCGGTCCCTGTAAGAAGAATAGTTCGTCGAACACGGCCCAGTCTAAGACGTGAATTTGATTCAAGTGATTCCAGCGAAGTGAAGCTTGAAACATTGGAGAGAGCACCATCGAAAATACCACGGAAAGTGATTTTAAAACCACCAGCTGCAAGAAGAATAGTTGGGCGGAGAAATACCATTCATTCCCTCGTACCAAACGAATCAGATTGTAGTGATTTCTTTGAAGTGAACCTGTTCAATCGGGGTCTGCATGACGGCTGCGTAATTTGTTGA
- the LOC119071781 gene encoding thioredoxin domain-containing protein 15 isoform X2 translates to MQFIGRVMWILCVCSFNHSMAIELKGLRFLINLISGDFMETKSQNELDPQSSSYMVSKGHTEYNFLSFITYEDTKKCLLYENAAASDQGNDGKKTPIKVKCIPGQGNGTLQIINSLKEVVTMLAPHGNKTKRMDEGNCALVLFYTRTCQGSALVAPHFNAVSRQFPDIKIGAIDALRFHSLNTDFGIVGLPTVMLFHQGRPVIKFNMTTYTAIQFANFVTKHTGLSPLSNVYVTSDDFHGPLPNKVEIETDYCLYLAWTFIVVCACYYFTKSRFYIQIVEMIKRNWRESGAQHERRL, encoded by the exons atgcaatttattgGCAGAGTAATGTGGATATTGT GTGTCTGTTCGTTTAATCATTCAATGGCCATTGAGCTGAAGGGATTacgatttttaattaatttgataagTGGCGATTTCATGGaaacaaaatcacaaaacGAATTAGATCCACAGTCTTCAAGCTATATGGTGTCGAAAGGTCACACCGAATACAATTTTCTCAGTTTCATCACGTACGAAGacaccaaaaaatgtttgctgtACGAAAACGCAGCTGCATCGGACCAGGGCAACGACGGGAAAAAAACACCGATCAAAGTCAAGTGTATACCCGGGCAAGGCAACGGGACGCTGCAAATAATCAATTCGTTGAAAGAAGTTGTGACCATGCTGGCACCGCATGGTAACAAGACAAAACGAATGGACGAAGGGAATTGTGCGCTAGTCCTATTTTACACCAGAACGTGTCAGGGGTCAGCACTTGTCGCACCTCATTTCAATGCAGTGTCCAGGCAATTTCCTGATATCAAAATTGGAGCTATTGATGCACTGCGTTTCCACAGTCTGAATACTGATTTTGGCATCGTGGGCTTACCGACAGTAATGCTATTTCATCAAG GTCGTCCGgtcattaaattcaacatgACCACCTACACAGCCATACAGTTTGCGAATTTCGTTACAAAGCATACCGGACTGTCGCCTCTATCAAATGTGTATGTTACATCCGACGATTTTCACGGTCCACTTCCGAATAAAGTGGAAATCGAAACCGATTACTGTCTGTATTTGGCGTGGACATTTATCGTTGTGTGCGCCTGCTACTACTTTACAAAGTCGCGATTCTACAttcaaattgttgaaatgATAAAAAGGAATTGGAGGGAATCCGGTGCACAGCATGAAAGGCGGCTTTGA
- the LOC119071804 gene encoding synaptogyrin — translation MDVGGAFGGGKAGAPFNPILFVQRPQVFLRALCWLFAIVVFGCISSEGWTVIDGKDSCLYNDNSNACNYGVGIGVIAFLASMGFIVGEYLFEQMSSVKTRKHFVLGDLGFSSLWAFLYFVGFCYLTNQWGKAKEPPNGYGVNNVQAAIVFSLFSIVTWAGCAWFAYQRYKQGVDAAFAPTYESDPTANAYSSYPVGNVESEQYNEPPFGQQQQQQRGEYPAPNY, via the exons atgGATGTTGGCGGTGCATTCGGTGGTGGTAAAGCAGGAGCTCCATTCAATCCAATCTTATTCGTTCAAAGACCTCAAGTTTTCCTAAGGGCATTATGCTGG TTATTTGCAATTGTTGTGTTCGGATGCATATCGTCGGAAGGCTGGACTGTTATCGACGGCAAAGATTCTTGTCTGTACAATGATAATTCGAATGCATGTAACTACGGTGTCGGAATTGGTGTGATTGCATTCCTAGCCTCAATGGGATTTATTGTCGGTGAATATCTGTTCGAACAAATGTCATCGGTTAAGACGAGAAAGCACTTCGTTCTCGGAGATTTGGGATTTTCAA GCTTGTGggcatttttatattttgttggattttgcTATCTCACCAATCAGTGGGGAAAGGCGAAGGAACCACCAAACGGATATGGAGTTAATAATGTACAAGCTGCCATTGTATTCTCTCTGTTTTCAATTGTGACCTGG GCTGGTTGCGCTTGGTTTGCATATCAACGTTACAAGCAAGGAGTCGATGCTGCCTTCGCTCCTACATATGAATCAGATCCCACAGCCAATGCATACTCAAGTTATCCGGTCGGTAATGTTGAATCTGAACAATACAATGAACCGCCGTTTGgccagcaacaacaacagcaacgag GTGAATATCCAGCACCGAATTACTAA